One genomic segment of Chelonia mydas isolate rCheMyd1 chromosome 1, rCheMyd1.pri.v2, whole genome shotgun sequence includes these proteins:
- the LOC102931225 gene encoding 40S ribosomal protein S15-like, whose product MAEVKQKKKQTFRKFTYRGVDLDQLLDMSYEQLMQLYSARQCRRLNRILCRKQDSLLKCLCKATMEALPMDKPEVVKTHLRDMIILPKMVGSMVGVYNGKTFNQVEIKPEMIGHYLGKFSITYKPVKHSGPGIGATHSSRFIPLK is encoded by the coding sequence ATGGCGGAAGTCAAACAGAAGAAGAAACAGACCTTTAGGAAATTCACCTACAGAGGTGTTGATCTGGATCAGCTCCTCGATATGTCTTACGAGCAGCTGATGCAGCTGTACAGTGCTCGCCAGTGCAGGCGTCTGAACCGTATCCTGTGTCGTAAGCAGGATTCCCTCCTGAAGTGCCTTTGCAAGGCCACGATGGAGGCCCTTCCCATGGATAAGCCAGAGGTAGTCAAAACTCACCTCCGCGACATGATCATCCTCCCCAAGATGGTGGGCAGCATGGTTGGCGTATACAACGGCAAAACCTTCAACCAGGTGGAAATCAAGCCCGAGATGATTGGCCACTACCTGGGCAAGTTTTCCATCACTTACAAGCCAGTGAAGCACAGCGGACCTGGTATCGGTGCCACCCACTCATCTAGGTTCATTCCTCTGAAGTAA